The nucleotide window CTAGTCATAATCTCCAATCTATCTCTTTTTTATTGCATTTTTTTAAAAATTCATTTGCCTTTTTGAAATGATCGGACCCTAAAAATCCTCTCCTTGCGGAGAATGGTGAAGGGTGTGATGTAATCAAGACAAGATGATTGGGGTTTGTTATGAGTTCACTTTTCTTTTCAGCCTGCTTTCCCCATAAAAGATACACGATAGGCTGTTCCTGTTCGTTCAAGATTTGTATTACATGGTCGGTGAATGTCTGCCATCCGCATTTGCTGTGTGAGTTGGCGTTTCCGTCCTCAACAGTCAGGACAGTGTTTAGGAGAAATACACCCTGTCTGGCCCACTTTTCAAGACAACCTGACTCGGGTATGGGATAGTCGTATTCAGCGTTGATTTCCTTGAATATGTTTTTAAGTGATCTTGGAATTGGCCTACCCTCAGGGGTTGAAAATGCAAGCCCATGAGCCTGGCCGGCCTCATGATACGGGTCCTGGCCTAAAATTACAACCTTCACGTTGCTCAGCGGAGTCATTCTGAAAGCATTGAATATCTCATCATATGGAGGATATATTGTCTTTGATTCATACTCTGCATTTACGAATTCCATAATGTCTGTAAAGTAGTCCTTTTGAAATTCGTCTTCTAGGACATCATCCCACTCATTTCCAATCATAAAATCACTTCTCCACCACGATTTTACCGCTCATATGATCAATTGTAATTTCAAAAACCTCAGTTTTGTGAAGCAACCTTCTGATTTCATCAACAGTCCCCTCATGTGTCGGGAAAAACTTGTCTCCCAGATAGGTTAGCTTATCTGTTTTTTCATCGTCGTCATCCAGGGTCCTGATTGTACCGAAAACAATCACGCTTCTGAATGTGTATGACCATCCGTCATCATTGAGGACTCCCTTATCCATGACGCAGTATGAAATCTTGTCATGCTTTTTTACAGCATCGTTTTTATGGCCGGTCTGTGCTCCGTGAAAGTAAATCTTTCCGTCGACATATACATGAGTCATAGGAAGCGCATATGTATAGTCATAATCGCCCAACAGTGCAAGAACTCCTCTTGGCTCATTGGTTAAAATTTCAATGCATTCCTCTTTTGAAAGTTCCTGTTTAGCCCTTCTCATTTTTCTAAACATATTAGAACTTATGTAATTCATGATAAATAAATTTAAAAAAAATAGTAAAAATTAGTTAAGGAATCACTTAACTAACTAAAATATTGCCATTGCGGCAAATACGATGAAAATGAATATCAGACATATGCAGCAGGTCACGCCCAAGTTGCTGTTAGGTTCCTGAGTGCCTGCACGATGATTCAGATTGGTCTGTTTAATTGCATACTTTTCATTGTTCTCATATACATCAACAAGCTTTATTGCCACCCAGAATGAGCGGATTATACTGATTATCATCAATACTGATGCAAATGACAGTATGAGTGTTGATGGAATGCCCATCTGATAGATTGCAAATAATATAAAATAGAAAAACCATGGAAACTCATAGGCCAACCCTTCAATTATCCAGTTTCTGTTGTTGTGCTTCAATCCTATATACAGGAACCCAGTACCGTTTAGGAAGAACACGAATGAAAGGATTACCCACCATGATTTTTTAATTTTATCTGCGAAATTCATTTTACTCTAAGATATTATTGTTTCCAGTTTCTATTTTGTCAACTACTTTTTGACCCTCTTGAGCCATGTCAGAGAACAGATCAATTGTCGCTTTCATTTGAGGCAATGCCTGAACCTTATATGAGCTTACATCATTGATTGCCTGCAGGGCCTCTGCAAATGCGGATTTCAGCACATCAGGTGAAATCATGGTTTCTGCACTGTGCTTTTGTATTTCGCTTCCCTGCTCCTTGAGCATGTGGGAAGTGGCGGATATGATGTTTTCGGTTGTCTCATTAAGGATGTTGATCTTGTCCATGACAATCTTCTGGTCATAAAGTGCGCTTGCAACCATCACACCGGTCCTCAGTGCGGAAACTGTAACGGTCTTTGCCCTGTTGACCCCACGGATAAGCTCCTTGTTGTTACGTCTTATGACATTAAGGGAAACAATACCCTGCTGGTTTACAACAATCATCTGCTGCATGTCCATGATCCTTTGTCTTAATGGGAAGAGAACTTCCTCACGGACGAAATCTATCTTGTTCTGGTCCACACCTTCGATTTCTGCAGTCTGAATCTGCGCTTCAATTGATGCATCCATCTGTTTACCAAGTTCAATTTCAGCCAGAAGCTTGTTGGTGACTTCCCTTAAGTAATTCTCTTCATTCAGAAGTGTTGTATTGTCATTTTGAAGAACTTTGCTGCTTTTTTCAAGGGACTCTACAATGTCTGCTATTGCAACTTCAGCCTTCTCATACTTTGCAAAGTATTTTCTGACCGGATTCATCAGGTTTCCGATAACTCCCTTTTTGGCAAAGTCTACCTTGCTCGGGTCGAGATCCTTCATCTGCTTGTTGAGTTCAATCAACTGTTCACCGATGTTGTCCGCATCCTTGCCCCCTTTTGTCAAATCGACAAATCTTGTGGAGAGCATTTCATTGTGTGATGCTGAACGGGACATTTCATTCAAACCGAAATTGTCCAGAGGTTTGAGGATGCCTTCCCTAGCCTGAGGGTTATCCAAATCAGTTTCAAATATTGCTTCAGCATTGTTGGATGCCTGATCTTTTATTACTGGAGTGTCCAGTTTTTCCTGTTCTTCCTTAATTGAGTTTTCAACGTTTTCTTTAATGCCATCTACATCAAGTGAGAATTCAGCCATATTATCACCTTAATTCAAATAATCAATTTTATTTTTATCAATCTTTTCTGTATAAGTGTCAACAACTTTACTGCCTTTAAGGATTTCCACAGTCACATGGTCCGGGTTAGGTTTTTTGTATACAGTATAATGTCCAAAACTGAGGGAATACTGACTGTCATAATATATGTTGTCCAATGTTTCGGTTTCATGACCTATTTCGGAATCATTGGCATCATAATATGTGGTCTTTACATTATATCCCTTCAAATCACCTGGAACCTTATTGAATATAGCTTCAGTGTATAAAGTATAACTTTTTTTGGAATCATAACTGCTGTCATAACCTAGAACGTCGGTTATTGTCATGTCAACCACGCTTTCCTGAACATCCTGAGTTTTTGATGTGTCATTTCCACCAAAGCCCATGGATGCAATAAATATTCCTCCAATCACCAATATCACAACAATAATGACTATGAATATTGTGCCATTTGAGAAGATGCTTGATTTTGTGCTGTCTGGACTGTCAATGGTATATCCACAATCCATACAGAACTTTGCATCGTCAGGCAAATCCTTTCCACATTTCGGACAACTTTTAGCCATATCATCACCTAATAATCCTTAACTGAATCTATCAAATTCTCCATGTCATCAAGGAGGTTTTTCACCTCTTCTGGTGACTCGCCCGCAGAACTGATGTTTATCACCAGCTCATTGGTCAAATCTTCAATCTGGTCTATAATTCTTTTCATTGCATCGATCTTGTTTTCTATCTCTTCACGTACCCTTGGAGTGTCTTCGGCAGCCAGTTTAATGATGTTTGATGCCCCATCCGCCTGTACATTGAAAAGTTTGTCGCAGCTGTCAACCGCCGAGATGAAACGGTCATATGTTATCTGCGGCGGCTGGAAACGCTTTTCAATAAGTTCACGGACAACTTTCTCCTTTACGCCAAAGAGCACCTTGAGGTTGTTGATTTCTTTCTCATACATCTTAAGGGAGTCAAGACCTGAACTTTCCTCAACAGGAGCCTCAGCAACCTTTTCGGTTTTAGTCTCCTTTTTAGGAACCTTAACTTCAGACACATTATTCTTGGCATACCTTTTCAGGTTAAATGTGAAAAAGAGATAAATCAACGGTATGATGAACAATACCAAAATAAGATACATTCCGAATATATGCTTTTCATATGTTACCGGAATTGCAATGCTTATAAGCACAGTATAATATAAAGCCAAAATCCATGGAAGTGACTCATGAATGGCAAGAACATCCCAAATACTCCCAAAGCCTCTCTTGAGTCTTATTGCTGATGCTGACTTTGACTCTGGAGCATACTGCAGGATCTCATTGTCGTTTAAAAGGTTATCCTTGGGTTCGATGGTGAACCTTACATCTGACAATGTTTCACTGCATTTCAAAAGATTTCCTTCACTGTCATATGCCCTGGAATTCTCAAAGGTCAATGGAGTGGTCAGTCTTTTTATTTCATGGGATTTTGGAGTTTGACTATTCATTTACTTTTACACCATATTATTATGTAAAAATATATATGTTGTAAATGTTTTTAAATATTTGTATTCAATTTGTTACTACTCAAATTCCTTTTCCAAGATGATGGTTACAGGCCCGTTGTTCAAGAGGCTCACCTTCATGAACGCACCGAACTCGCCGGTTTCAACCTCAACCAGTTCACCGCACTTTTCTGTAAAATAGTCAAAAAGCTCGGTTGCCCTGTCAGGTGCAAGGGCCTTGTGAAATGACGGCCTGTTCTTTTTGGTATGTGCATACAGGGTAAACTGGGGAACCAGCAAGAGTTTTCCACCGATATCCCTGACGGACCTGTTCATCCTGCCGTTTTCATCCTCAAAGATCCTCAATTTCGCAAGCTTTCCTGACAAGTAGTCAGCCTCCCTGGTGGTGTCGTTTTCACCGAAACCGACAAGTACCATGAGACCATCATCAATCGCACCGACATTTTCTCCTTCAACCTCGACGCTTGCGGAGGTAACTCTCTGAACAACAAGTTTCATGAAAACACCTAGATATCCAATTTTTCAAGGACCTCATTGGTCGCATCCCTGACTGTACGTGCCGCTTCGAAAAATTCCCTTTTTTCTATGTCGTTCATATGGATAGGCACAATCATTGCAACCCCTCTTTTTGTTATGACCGCAGGCACACCAAGGGACACGTCATCAACCATTTCAATCTCCCCGTCAAGGTAGCTGCTGACGGTCAGTACCCTGTGGGTATCTGTGATTATTGTGGAAATAAGGTTTGAAATAGCGAACGCAGGACCGTACTCAGTGGCTCCCTTTTTGGAGATGATGGTGTTTCCGGCATGTCTGAGCTGGTTTACAAGTCCTCTTATGTCCAAGTCCACATATTCAACGAAATACTTCAAAGGTATACCTCCGATGGTTGTGGAACTTAAAAGCGGAACCATATGGTCTCCGTGTTCACCGATGACCCTTGTGTGGACCTCTGAACTGTTGATGTCGATTTGTCTTGAGAAATAGTTCTTTAATCTTAATGAGTCAAGGTGGTTTCCAACACCGATTACCTTGCTCTTTTTAAATCCGGACGCCCTGAGCGCAATGGTTGTCATCACGTCAACGGGATTTGTGGCAACAAGGATTATTGAATCAGGAGCATGTTCGGCAATCTTTTTTGAATAATAGTTAACGATTTCAGCATTCGGAACAGCAAGGTCAAGCCTTTTCATGCCCTTTTCCCTATGAATTCCTGCAGCAATGAGAACTATATTTGAATCGGCGATATCCTCAAAATCACAGGTCGGTGTCAGCTTGCAGTCAATGTCACGTGCTGCAAGGGCATCATACATGTCATAGGTTTCACCCTTTGCCTTTTCAAGACTTTGAGGTCTTGAAAACATTACTATCTCGTCAACTGTATCCTCACGTGCAAGTGTGAATGCAACGTTTTTTCCTATAATTCCAGTTGACCCTAAAATACTTACCTTTACCATATTATAATATTAATCCTTTTAATAAAAAAAGGTTACTAAAAAGATATTAACTTTAAAAATTGGCGATTATATCAGATTTTGGTTGTAAATTTCAAATAATTATATCATAATTAATCATTTTTGTTCATTCTACAATAGATTTATATGCAATTTTCTATCAAATATTTATAATATATAAGGTGAGTAGATGACAGATCAGGAACTGAAACTTGAAAGCAAATGTTATGATGCAAACGAATACGGATACCTATACGGTCTAAACCAGAGGATAAGCGATGAGGAATTCGAGAAGGTGAAGCCATACTTCAGAAAGTTCAAGAGAATGGATTTCGTTGAGGGCAACGTACAGGTTACAGGAAGGCCTGAAGGATGGAGATGCCTTGAAAAGGATGTGGCAAAGGTTGAAGAGATACTGGGCATAACAAACACTCTTGAAAAAAGACAGAACAAGGTAAAACAGGCATTTCAAGACCCAATCAAAAAGGCAAACCTCATTGACCAGTCATACGAATGGCTCAAGATGCTTTTTGAAAAGAGCGGAACCAGACCGGAACAGGACCTCTCAAGACTTGCGGTCCACTCAACAAAGATGTATGACCCTCAGGACAGCTTCAAGAAAGGCTACAGGGACGGTGAAGGAGAGCTCTTCATATATACTCCTCATGGAATGTGGTATATCATAAACAACTCATCAGAATTCTCAGACAAGTCACTGAACAATGTCAAAACTCCATATGGAGGAGCTGTCGGCCACAGGCTAATGTATGATGACCTGATTGACAGGCTCATAAGAATCTACACTGAAGAAAATCTATACACCGGTGAACAATTATTTTAGGTGATAAAATGCAAAAAATCGTTAACGCACACTGTCATATATATCCAGAAAAAATAGCATCAAAAGCAGTACTCGGTATCAGGGATTTCTATGACCTGGACATGTCACTTAACGGAAAGTTAGACGACCTGATCCGTGACGGAAATGAGGTTGGAGTTACCCATTACCTTGTACATTCCGTTGCAACAACACCAAAGCAGGTAAAGTCCATAAACGAGTTCATTGCAGATTCGGTCAATGCCCATCCTGACATATTCACAGGATTCGGAACCCTTCACCCCGACAGCGAAGACATCCAGGGGGACTTCGACTATCTTATTGAACTTGGCCTCAAGGGAGTTAAGCTTCACCCTGACTTCCAGCAGTTCGCTATGAATGAGGAGCGTGCTTTCAGAATCGGTGAGGTTGTAAGCAAGGCGGATGTTCCTATGCTCGTTCACTGCGGTGACTACAGATACAACTACTCAAACCCGGAACACATCAAACCCTTCCTTGAAAGGTTTCCGGAAATCACATTTATCGGAGCTCATTTTGCCGGATGGAGCATATGGAAGGATGCCACACGTGAATTGTCCGGTTTTGAAAACCTCTATGTTGATTTAAGCTCAAGCCTTTATGCACTTTCCGCTGAAGAGGCACTTTCACTGATTCATGCATATGGTGCGGACAAGGTGCTGTGGGGTACTGATTACCCTATGTGGGAATCAAAATCCGAAATGGAGTACTTCAATAAAATTGACCTCACAGATGAGGAAAGATCAAAGATTCTATATGAAAATGCAGCCAAAATCCTGAAACTTGACTAGAATTCAAACGCATAGTCAAAGGAATTAGGATACTTTGGCTCTTCCACTAATTTTTTTTCCATGACATCAAGCAATACGTTTCTTGGAATGAAATAATCATCCAATACAGGATTCAATATTATTCCACCCAAATCATTGACCAGAATGAACTTTATTATTTCAAAAAGGTTTACCACCTGTATGTAGTGATAGTCTTCAGACCTGTCTAGGGTTCTTGTTATTGGTTCTGTGCTTGTAAACAACACAACATAATCCTCGTCTCCCCTTCCCATCTTGGTTAGGCCGAATCCTCCCACTTCAGCTTTTGCTATGATGCCGTCTTTCGCATAACCGCTCAGGTCATTATTGCTGTAAACGACATTGAGAAGTGTTGAGTCTGCAAAAAGTCCAATCAGGTCATCGTAGTTATTGCGGTTGTCTTTGTCTGATATGAATTCAAGCAGTTCCTGATTTCTGGTGTTGAATGCTATTTGTTTTAGTTCGTCGCCGGTGAATTTCTTGTCGGTCGGTTTTGGTGTGTATGGTTCTGTCTTGCTTAACATATGTCTGTCTATGTAAAGTCCGTCACTTTCCGGGTTTATTACAATACCGTCAAAGTCCAAATCCTCAACAAGGGATATGTAGAAATCGATTTCATTTGGCAATGACATGCTTTCATTGTCATATCTCAATGCCTCCTCATAATCTGTAAAAACAGGAATGAATTTCAACCCGTCATCTGTGAGAATATGGGAAAAATTGCTTTCGGATTCTTCACTTTTAATCGGTATTAACAGATTGGACACTTTTAACTCACAAAGGAAAGCGTCAATCAAATCTTTTGGAAGTTCACTATTATTTTTTAAAAAATTTGTCCACTGGTGGATTAATTCTTTAAAATGATTGTTTGTGACTAACATAATTATTATATTTGTTTGTTTTACTATTTAAAAATAGGTTGTTATTAAATGTAATAAAGTGTTAATTAAAAAGCAATTAAGATTAAATAAAATGTATAAAAAGTAATTCTATATGCACATTAAATGAAATCATATGTCCAATAAAATTTCCGAAGACGAGCTCTGGCAGCTTATCGGTTACGTCAAAAGTTCATCACCTCGCTACACTATACTTAAGATATTGGAAAATGATATACTGATACCTACCGATATATCCAAAAAATCAGATTTAACACCCATTCAGGTTTCCCGTGCATTACGTGACCTTAAAAAGCACGGTCTTGTCAAATGCATGAACGAACAGTCCCACAAGGGTAGAATCTATCTAAACACCGAGACCGGTTCAAGGATACTTGAAATTCTTGACAAAAAATCCTTCAAATGAAAAATCATCCACCCGTTTAAGATATTTTTAAATAACGAAAAAATTTTTCTCCTTTTATCCGATGAATCACTTTAACCTTTAAAATATATTAGATTTCTATTTACTGATTAAGTAAAAAATTTAGGCATACCTAAATATTTATATATGATGTGAACATAATTATTATTGAACACAAAAAAATTATGGAGGCAAATTATGATTATAGGAATTGAAAACCTAAAAGAAAAACAAAAAGAAGAAAACAAATCAGACTGATTGATTTAAAAATGAATCAATCAATCCTATAACTTCTTCTCTTTTTTCAAAAAATATTATATGACCAGCACCACTGATTATTTCCATTTGAGCATCTTTCAATCCGTTAAAAACTTTTTTTGACTCGCTCGGAGGATTCAAACCGTCAAACTCCCCTACCAGAAGCAATGCAGGTATCTTTACCAATCCAATATCATCCATCATGTCGTAATGGGAAAGTGACAGATAGATGTTTTTTCTCTCATCGGCAGTAAGCTGATGGCGACCACGATTGCCCTTATAATATTTCTCAATCATCTCGGGAGTGGTGTTTGGAGGATATACCTTGGAAAAGATTGCCCTTCCAACATCCTTAAGATCGAATTCCACCTTGCCGCCATTTCTATCGATTGTTTCCTGCATCATTGAAATGCTGCCCCTGCCCTTTACACCTATAAGAACAATTTTTGACAATAAATCAGGATACAGCTCGGCAGTCCTGAGAGTTACAAATGAACCCATTGAAAGACCGATGACCACAGGCCTTTTCAATTCGAAATGGTCAATGATTGCCTTCAGGTCATGTGCATGGTCCTCTATTGTGAAGTTTTCAGTCTTTCCGCTTTCACCATATCTCCTCAGGTCATATGAGATGACATGATAATCGTTTTTGTAGTAGTCAAAAAGAGGATTCATTATTTCCTTTGAGGCAAAGATGCCGTGAATCATGATGATGTCGCCGCCGCTTCCGGCCTCCTTGTATGCAATCTCTATTCCGTTGATTTCAACCTTTTTCCATATTCTAGATTTTGAACTTCTGCCAGAATTCAAGACTAGGCGCCGAAGCACTTTTAAAGATATTGGATTTAAAAATCGAGCTTCCTCTACACAACATTCCAAGGATGATAATAGCATCAAAACACTAGTTTATCTTATGCCCGCAATTTGAACAGAAAGATGAGCCCTTTTCAAGCTTGAAACCGCAGTTTGTACAGAACACTGTGTCATTGTAGATGGCTTCCTTTCTGATTTCAAATTCCTCTTGGGAAATCTTTCCATCTGCAAGAAGGTCATATAGTTCCATAAGCTCATCCAAATCGTCGTGCCTTTTGTTTTCAATATTGTCCTGAAGAATTTCGTTCAACGGCACGGCGCTGTCCTCATTTATTGTAAAAACTAGTTCTTTATTTGATGTAGTTATCTGAAACTTCTTTTTCGACCATCCGCCGTCACATATTTCAATGTCCTCAATCTCGGAGTATAAAATCTTGTTTCCTGTCAGGTCTATTGTGATTCCCTCATGGTCTAAAATAAGGTCGCTTCCTATCCATTCATCGCCCCTGCATATGCTGACCCAAACCCTTCTTTGTTTGAAAATCAAATCCTTCTGCTTTTGGATTCTGGACAGTTCAAGTTCAATGGAATCATTGGATCCCACAAATTCTTCAATCAGCTCTTCGGAAATCTCGTCCTTTTCAATGTCAATCTTTCTCTTTTTAAGGAACTTCAAAAATAGTCTGTT belongs to uncultured Methanobrevibacter sp. and includes:
- a CDS encoding zinc ribbon domain-containing protein, producing MAKSCPKCGKDLPDDAKFCMDCGYTIDSPDSTKSSIFSNGTIFIVIIVVILVIGGIFIASMGFGGNDTSKTQDVQESVVDMTITDVLGYDSSYDSKKSYTLYTEAIFNKVPGDLKGYNVKTTYYDANDSEIGHETETLDNIYYDSQYSLSFGHYTVYKKPNPDHVTVEILKGSKVVDTYTEKIDKNKIDYLN
- a CDS encoding zinc-ribbon domain-containing protein translates to MGLRNIFTSSSNPTYTQNIELMEEYDLLNTFGSPNRLFLKFLKKRKIDIEKDEISEELIEEFVGSNDSIELELSRIQKQKDLIFKQRRVWVSICRGDEWIGSDLILDHEGITIDLTGNKILYSEIEDIEICDGGWSKKKFQITTSNKELVFTINEDSAVPLNEILQDNIENKRHDDLDELMELYDLLADGKISQEEFEIRKEAIYNDTVFCTNCGFKLEKGSSFCSNCGHKIN
- a CDS encoding pyridoxamine 5'-phosphate oxidase family protein gives rise to the protein MFRKMRRAKQELSKEECIEILTNEPRGVLALLGDYDYTYALPMTHVYVDGKIYFHGAQTGHKNDAVKKHDKISYCVMDKGVLNDDGWSYTFRSVIVFGTIRTLDDDDEKTDKLTYLGDKFFPTHEGTVDEIRRLLHKTEVFEITIDHMSGKIVVEK
- the dtd gene encoding D-aminoacyl-tRNA deacylase — protein: MKLVVQRVTSASVEVEGENVGAIDDGLMVLVGFGENDTTREADYLSGKLAKLRIFEDENGRMNRSVRDIGGKLLLVPQFTLYAHTKKNRPSFHKALAPDRATELFDYFTEKCGELVEVETGEFGAFMKVSLLNNGPVTIILEKEFE
- a CDS encoding alpha/beta fold hydrolase; this encodes MLLSSLECCVEEARFLNPISLKVLRRLVLNSGRSSKSRIWKKVEINGIEIAYKEAGSGGDIIMIHGIFASKEIMNPLFDYYKNDYHVISYDLRRYGESGKTENFTIEDHAHDLKAIIDHFELKRPVVIGLSMGSFVTLRTAELYPDLLSKIVLIGVKGRGSISMMQETIDRNGGKVEFDLKDVGRAIFSKVYPPNTTPEMIEKYYKGNRGRHQLTADERKNIYLSLSHYDMMDDIGLVKIPALLLVGEFDGLNPPSESKKVFNGLKDAQMEIISGAGHIIFFEKREEVIGLIDSFLNQSV
- a CDS encoding amidohydrolase family protein — translated: MQKIVNAHCHIYPEKIASKAVLGIRDFYDLDMSLNGKLDDLIRDGNEVGVTHYLVHSVATTPKQVKSINEFIADSVNAHPDIFTGFGTLHPDSEDIQGDFDYLIELGLKGVKLHPDFQQFAMNEERAFRIGEVVSKADVPMLVHCGDYRYNYSNPEHIKPFLERFPEITFIGAHFAGWSIWKDATRELSGFENLYVDLSSSLYALSAEEALSLIHAYGADKVLWGTDYPMWESKSEMEYFNKIDLTDEERSKILYENAAKILKLD
- a CDS encoding malate dehydrogenase, translated to MVKVSILGSTGIIGKNVAFTLAREDTVDEIVMFSRPQSLEKAKGETYDMYDALAARDIDCKLTPTCDFEDIADSNIVLIAAGIHREKGMKRLDLAVPNAEIVNYYSKKIAEHAPDSIILVATNPVDVMTTIALRASGFKKSKVIGVGNHLDSLRLKNYFSRQIDINSSEVHTRVIGEHGDHMVPLLSSTTIGGIPLKYFVEYVDLDIRGLVNQLRHAGNTIISKKGATEYGPAFAISNLISTIITDTHRVLTVSSYLDGEIEMVDDVSLGVPAVITKRGVAMIVPIHMNDIEKREFFEAARTVRDATNEVLEKLDI
- a CDS encoding SseB family protein, which produces MLVTNNHFKELIHQWTNFLKNNSELPKDLIDAFLCELKVSNLLIPIKSEESESNFSHILTDDGLKFIPVFTDYEEALRYDNESMSLPNEIDFYISLVEDLDFDGIVINPESDGLYIDRHMLSKTEPYTPKPTDKKFTGDELKQIAFNTRNQELLEFISDKDNRNNYDDLIGLFADSTLLNVVYSNNDLSGYAKDGIIAKAEVGGFGLTKMGRGDEDYVVLFTSTEPITRTLDRSEDYHYIQVVNLFEIIKFILVNDLGGIILNPVLDDYFIPRNVLLDVMEKKLVEEPKYPNSFDYAFEF
- a CDS encoding helix-turn-helix domain-containing protein; the encoded protein is MSNKISEDELWQLIGYVKSSSPRYTILKILENDILIPTDISKKSDLTPIQVSRALRDLKKHGLVKCMNEQSHKGRIYLNTETGSRILEILDKKSFK
- a CDS encoding toxic anion resistance protein translates to MAEFSLDVDGIKENVENSIKEEQEKLDTPVIKDQASNNAEAIFETDLDNPQAREGILKPLDNFGLNEMSRSASHNEMLSTRFVDLTKGGKDADNIGEQLIELNKQMKDLDPSKVDFAKKGVIGNLMNPVRKYFAKYEKAEVAIADIVESLEKSSKVLQNDNTTLLNEENYLREVTNKLLAEIELGKQMDASIEAQIQTAEIEGVDQNKIDFVREEVLFPLRQRIMDMQQMIVVNQQGIVSLNVIRRNNKELIRGVNRAKTVTVSALRTGVMVASALYDQKIVMDKINILNETTENIISATSHMLKEQGSEIQKHSAETMISPDVLKSAFAEALQAINDVSSYKVQALPQMKATIDLFSDMAQEGQKVVDKIETGNNNILE
- the ung gene encoding uracil-DNA glycosylase, which encodes MIGNEWDDVLEDEFQKDYFTDIMEFVNAEYESKTIYPPYDEIFNAFRMTPLSNVKVVILGQDPYHEAGQAHGLAFSTPEGRPIPRSLKNIFKEINAEYDYPIPESGCLEKWARQGVFLLNTVLTVEDGNANSHSKCGWQTFTDHVIQILNEQEQPIVYLLWGKQAEKKSELITNPNHLVLITSHPSPFSARRGFLGSDHFKKANEFLKKCNKKEIDWRL